GTGACCTCTGCGATGACGACCTGGGACAAAGAATGGGAAATGTTTGATTCGCTTTTGCCGTCCATGACATCGCTGGATATAACTATCAGCTTCACCGGGCGCCCGGTGATCATGAACGGGTTCCTGGTCGCATTATTGTTCAGACGGAGTCATTCCCGAGAGATGCCTATGCAAATTGGCGGATGGTGCAGGACCATCCCTTCATCATCGGAGATTTTGTATGGACGGCTCTCGACTATCTGGGCGAATCGGGCATCGGTCGATGGTACTACACAGGCGATGTGCCGGGCGAACATTGGGAAGCCGATCTGTTTCCCTGGCATGCTGCATCATGCGGCGACATCGATCTGACGGGCTGGAGACGTCCAATCTCACACTATCGGAACCTGCTGAACACTGGCACGGAAAAACTCTACATGGCTGTCCGGGAACCCGATCCGGAGCCGCTGCACATCAAGGAAACTCTCTGGTCCGTCTGGCCAACATGGGAAAGCTGGACCTGGCCGGGGCATGAAGGGAAAGAACTCCAGGTGGAGGTGTATTCACGATATCCCAAAGTCCGACTGTACCTGAACACGAAGCTCATCGGTGAACAGTCGACGGCCGAGGAACACCAATACAAAGCGACGTTCTCTGTGCCGTATGCCTCCGGTGTGTTACAGGCCGCCGGCGTGGCGGGTAGCAACGAAGTCGAGCACATCACGCTACGAACTGCCCATCGCGCTGCCAGAATATCCCTCCAACCGGACCGGCGGATCATCACTGCCGACGGACAGGACCTGTCGTTCGTTGAGATCACGATCAACGACGAGAGCGGAACACCGCGGCCGAATGCGCAGAATCGACTGCAATTCGATGTTACCGGTCCGGGAGTTCTCGCCGGAGTGGGAAATGCCGATACCAAGGACCTTGACCAATACGTCGGCACGACGCGCAGAGTGTGGCATGGTCGCGCGCTTGCCGTCATCAGAAGCACGAAACACACAGGGAGTATCACGCTTACCGCGCGTTCGCCGGGATTACCTGATGCACGCGTGACCATCATTGCCCAAGCTGAAGAATAACCACGGTCTTCTTGAAGGATGTGTCCATGAAAACTGCCGCGCTTGTTCTGCTTGTAGGGCTGATTGCCTCCGACTGTGTTGCTGGAGACAAACCACGGCAAGTCCAATCATGTGATTCGGACTGGCGATTTTGCGCAGGTGAAATCCCGGGCGCCGAACGGCCGGAATTCAACGATGCCGCATGGCTCAAGGTCAATGTACCCCATGACTGGAGCATTGAAGGCCTTGCTCCCTCGACAAAGAAAGTGGACGATCCTTCGGAGATCGCTGTTGTCATCGGCGAATGGAGATTCAGCAAGGGCGACGACCTCCGGTGGAAAGACACAACCTGGAACGACGCCTCATGGCAGACGGTGAAGCTCCCCTCGACGTGGGAGGAACATTCGAACTACACGGAAAACAACATGTTTGGCTGGTTTCGGCGGGAGGTAACGATCCCAACGGAATTGCAGGGGAAGGACATCATCCTCAATCTCGGTAGGATCGACGACGCAGACGAAACCTATTTCAACGGCGTGAAGGTGGGCGGTATGGGTCAATTCCCTCCCCACTACGTCACTGCATGGGATATCGGCCGGCGATACAGAGTGCCCCACGATCTGATTCACTACGGGGTGACAAACCGCATTGCGGTTCGCGTGTTCGACGGAATCCAGGGGGGAGGCATCTACAGCGACGGAACGAATGTCGTGGAGGGACAATTTGAATCGGGCTCGCCGGGTGGCAGCGGAGCGGGATATATCAATGCCGGTACGGGCTGGTACAGGAAAGAGTTCAGACTGCCCGCCAGTTTTCGGGGGAAGCGCGTTGTTGTGGAGTTCGACGGTGTGTACATGGACAGCGATGTCTGGCTGAATGGCGAGCATCTCGGTAACCGCCCATACGGCTACTCCAGCTTCCAGTACGACGTGACCCCACATTTGAAATTCGGCGAAAGGAATGTTCTGGCGGTGCGCGCGAGGGTGCAGCAGCCCTGCTCGCGCTGGTATTCGGGCGCCGGCATCTACCGGCATGTGCGCCTGGTGGCTACAGACTCCGTCCACATTGCGCAGTGGGGGACGTCTGTGACAACTCCTGAAGTCTCGAAACGCGAAGCGAGCGTTCGTGTCGAAACGAAGGTCCTCAATCAATCCTCGTCAACTCAAACGGTGAAACTGGTGGCTGTTCTGGTTGATGATACCGGACGGAAGATCGCCACCAACAGTACCGCGCTGAAGCTGGAAGCCGACAGCGCCGGCGTATGCATACAGCTCTTCACATTGCGGGAGCCGAGACTCTGGTCGCCGGAGTCTCCGCGCCTCTACCATGTCCAGATCAACGTCCTTGCGAACGGCCGGCCTGCTGATGATCGCACGGTACCGTTCGGTATCCGGACATTCGAGTTCACAACAGACAAGGGGTTCTTCCTGAACGGCACACATGTCGATATGAAAGGCGTCTGTTTGCATCATGACCAGGGAAGCCTGGGTTCTGCAGTACACACCCGGGCGATCGAACGTCAGCTCGAGATCATGAAGAACATGGGATGTAACGCCATTCGCACGAGCCATAACCCGCCGGCGCCCGAACTGCTGGATCTCTGCGATCGGATGGGTTTCCTGGTCATGGATGAGGTGTTTGACGAGTGGATACGGAACAAGACCATGTATGGGTACGGCCGGTTCTTTGATGCCTGGAGTGAGCGGGACGCGACCGACATGATCCTTCGCGACAGAAACCATCCGAGTATTGTCATGTGGAGTATCGGCAACGAAATCCCCGAGCAGGACAATGCCGATGCCTACGACATGGCGAAGCGGCTTGCGGATATTTGTCACAACAACGATCCGACCCGGCCCGTGACCTCAGCATGCAACAGTCCGGCTGAGGCGGAGAGGAGCGGTTTCTCGAAAGCGCTCGATGTGTTCGGCGTGAACTATAATGTGCCTTTCTATCAGACACTTCGCGGAAAGGCAAAGCTGATCGCCTCCGAAACGGCATCGGCGGTCAGCACCCGCGGAGAATACAATCTGGTTCAGGAAGGCGGCACACTGACGATCAAGAACCAGCTCAAGAATCAGATGTCGTCCTACGACGACACGACAGCCGAATCAACCCTCCGGGCGATCAAGAACTCTCCCTGGGTGGCGGGGCAATTCGTGTGGACGGGATTCGACTACATCGGCGAACCTTCTCCATTCCCGTGGCCTTCCGTCAGTTCATACTTCGGTATTGTCGATCTGTGCGGCTTTCCGAAGGACCGCTTCTACCTCTACCAGAGTCAATGGACGGACAAACCCGTTGTCCACCTCTTCCCGCATTGGAACTGGCCTGGGTATGAAGGCAAGCAGATCTCCGTACGGTGCTACAGCAACTGCGAGTCGGTGGAGCTGTTCCTGAATGGAATATCCTTGGGAGAGAAGAGAGCCAAAGACACGAAGGACCTTCACCTGGAATGGATGGTTCCGTACGCTCCCGGCACGTTGAGAGCCGTTGCGAGGAACAGCGCGAAGACGGCATGCACCGATGAAGTGCAAACAACGGGCGCGCCGGCGAAGATCGTTCTGTCTCCTGACCGTAGCCAGATCAGGGCGGACGGGGAGGACCTTTCGTATGTCACGGTCAGGATCGTGGACAAGGAAGGTCGTGTCTGCCCTGATGCCGACAACCTGATACGCTTCGTTATCGACGGTGAAGGGATCATCGCTGGTGTGGGCAACGGCGATCCGATCAGCCACGAGGCATTCAAAGCGCATGAGCGGAAGGCGTTCCATGGACTGTGCCTGGCAATTGTGCGGTCACAACACACGCCAGGCGCAATCACCCTTTCCGCTGTTTCCGAAGGTCTCCAGGCGGCACAGATTGCCGTCCAGACGAAGTAGCAACCTTTTGTGGATAGACGAACAATGAAACATATTCTCTGTGTAGCAATTCTCCTGTTCCCGTCGTTGTCTGCAGGGCAAGCCGTCCGGGGGCTTGAGCAGCTCTCCGACAGGGTGAACATCACACTGTCCGATGGGACGCTCAGCATACGTCCCCTCACTGACAATGCCGTCAGGATCACGTTCTGCAAAGATGACGACGGACGGTTACCAGAGCTTGTCTTCATTGCGGCTGTGCGAACCCCCGGATTTGTGGTCTCCGATCTGCCATCACGACTCGAAGTTCGACTCAAACGGATGGTGGTCGTGCTTGACAAACAGGCCGGCAAGCTGTCGTTCGAGGATACGGCGGGGAAGATCTTCCTGGGCGAAAACGAAGGAACCCGGAAACTGCTGCCTGACACTATCATGGGTGA
This DNA window, taken from Ignavibacteriota bacterium, encodes the following:
- a CDS encoding glycoside hydrolase family 2 protein, whose protein sequence is MKTAALVLLVGLIASDCVAGDKPRQVQSCDSDWRFCAGEIPGAERPEFNDAAWLKVNVPHDWSIEGLAPSTKKVDDPSEIAVVIGEWRFSKGDDLRWKDTTWNDASWQTVKLPSTWEEHSNYTENNMFGWFRREVTIPTELQGKDIILNLGRIDDADETYFNGVKVGGMGQFPPHYVTAWDIGRRYRVPHDLIHYGVTNRIAVRVFDGIQGGGIYSDGTNVVEGQFESGSPGGSGAGYINAGTGWYRKEFRLPASFRGKRVVVEFDGVYMDSDVWLNGEHLGNRPYGYSSFQYDVTPHLKFGERNVLAVRARVQQPCSRWYSGAGIYRHVRLVATDSVHIAQWGTSVTTPEVSKREASVRVETKVLNQSSSTQTVKLVAVLVDDTGRKIATNSTALKLEADSAGVCIQLFTLREPRLWSPESPRLYHVQINVLANGRPADDRTVPFGIRTFEFTTDKGFFLNGTHVDMKGVCLHHDQGSLGSAVHTRAIERQLEIMKNMGCNAIRTSHNPPAPELLDLCDRMGFLVMDEVFDEWIRNKTMYGYGRFFDAWSERDATDMILRDRNHPSIVMWSIGNEIPEQDNADAYDMAKRLADICHNNDPTRPVTSACNSPAEAERSGFSKALDVFGVNYNVPFYQTLRGKAKLIASETASAVSTRGEYNLVQEGGTLTIKNQLKNQMSSYDDTTAESTLRAIKNSPWVAGQFVWTGFDYIGEPSPFPWPSVSSYFGIVDLCGFPKDRFYLYQSQWTDKPVVHLFPHWNWPGYEGKQISVRCYSNCESVELFLNGISLGEKRAKDTKDLHLEWMVPYAPGTLRAVARNSAKTACTDEVQTTGAPAKIVLSPDRSQIRADGEDLSYVTVRIVDKEGRVCPDADNLIRFVIDGEGIIAGVGNGDPISHEAFKAHERKAFHGLCLAIVRSQHTPGAITLSAVSEGLQAAQIAVQTK